One segment of bacterium DNA contains the following:
- a CDS encoding amidohydrolase: protein MNKTTLLDDARQLLPGTIDLRRRIHANPELGLELPETRRAVLDSISDLDLEITLHERTSGVVAVLQGGRPGRTVLLRGDMDALPMPEDTGLPFASKTANTMHACGHDSHVAMLAGAARLLAGRRDAIAGKIVFMFQPGEEGHAGAHFMIREGVLEGVDAAFAIHIDPRLGAGRVATRSGALLASADVLEIKLKGRGGHASMPHDAIDPVTVSCEIVQALQSFITRRVNVFDPVVLTITTIEAGTATNVIPEAARLAGTLRSVSERARERAHAGIERIAKGVAAAHEVEAEVNIVRGYPVTVNDADSTDLALETAREQFGENAAVQMPTPMMGAEDFSFVLQKVPGAMLFLGARPDDIEHPLPCHSNRMQINEDAMAHGIALHAAIAERYLNGA from the coding sequence CAACCCCGAGTTGGGGCTGGAGCTGCCCGAGACGCGTCGCGCCGTGCTCGATTCGATCTCTGATCTCGATCTCGAGATCACGCTGCACGAGCGCACTTCGGGCGTCGTGGCGGTGTTACAGGGTGGGCGTCCCGGGCGGACGGTGTTATTGCGCGGAGACATGGATGCACTGCCGATGCCCGAGGACACGGGACTGCCATTCGCGTCCAAGACGGCGAATACGATGCACGCGTGCGGTCACGACTCTCACGTCGCGATGCTGGCCGGGGCTGCGCGGCTCCTGGCCGGCCGGCGAGACGCGATTGCGGGCAAGATCGTTTTCATGTTCCAGCCCGGTGAAGAGGGGCACGCCGGTGCGCACTTCATGATTCGGGAAGGCGTACTCGAGGGCGTCGATGCCGCGTTCGCGATCCACATCGATCCTCGCCTGGGCGCCGGGAGGGTGGCGACCCGGAGCGGGGCGCTACTGGCGTCGGCCGATGTGCTAGAGATCAAGCTGAAGGGGCGCGGCGGCCACGCGTCGATGCCCCACGATGCGATCGACCCGGTCACCGTCTCGTGTGAAATTGTCCAGGCTTTGCAGTCGTTCATTACACGTCGGGTCAATGTCTTCGATCCCGTGGTGCTCACGATCACGACGATCGAGGCGGGAACCGCCACCAATGTGATCCCCGAGGCGGCGCGCCTGGCGGGTACTTTGCGCAGTGTTTCGGAACGCGCGCGCGAGCGCGCGCACGCGGGTATCGAGCGCATTGCCAAGGGTGTAGCTGCAGCGCACGAGGTCGAAGCCGAGGTGAACATCGTGCGCGGCTACCCGGTGACCGTGAATGACGCCGATTCCACGGACCTCGCGCTCGAGACGGCACGCGAACAATTCGGCGAGAACGCGGCCGTGCAGATGCCGACGCCGATGATGGGCGCCGAAGACTTCTCCTTCGTACTCCAGAAGGTTCCCGGTGCGATGCTATTCCTGGGTGCGCGCCCCGATGACATCGAACACCCCTTGCCGTGTCACTCCAATCGCATGCAAATCAACGAAGACGCGATGGCCCACGGGATCGCCCTGCACGCGGCGATTGCCGAGCGCTACCTCAACGGCGCCTGA